A window of Proteus columbae contains these coding sequences:
- the narI gene encoding respiratory nitrate reductase subunit gamma, protein MNYINMLFFDIYPYIAGAVFIIGSWLRYDYGQYTWRAGSSQMLDKKNMRLASNLFHVGILGIFAGHFLGMLTPHWMYESFLPIEYKQIMAMVGGGTCGVLMLVGGVMLLKRRLTNPRVRATSSFGDIMILTLLVIQVALGLLTIPFSAQHMDGSEMMKLVAWAQSIVTFHGGASAHLEGVAFVFKLHIFLGMTIFLLFPFCRLVHIWSVPVEYLTRRYQIVRNRH, encoded by the coding sequence ATGAATTACATCAATATGTTATTTTTTGATATCTATCCCTATATTGCGGGTGCCGTTTTTATTATCGGTAGCTGGCTACGTTACGACTATGGTCAATATACGTGGCGTGCTGGCTCTAGCCAGATGTTAGACAAGAAAAACATGCGATTGGCTTCTAACTTATTTCATGTTGGGATCCTCGGTATTTTTGCTGGTCATTTTCTGGGAATGCTAACACCACATTGGATGTATGAATCTTTCCTGCCTATTGAATATAAACAAATTATGGCAATGGTCGGTGGCGGTACTTGTGGTGTATTAATGCTGGTGGGGGGCGTGATGTTATTAAAACGCCGTTTAACCAATCCACGGGTTAGAGCTACATCTTCATTTGGTGACATCATGATCTTAACGCTTTTGGTTATTCAAGTAGCGCTAGGTTTACTGACTATTCCATTCTCAGCACAACATATGGATGGTAGCGAAATGATGAAGCTGGTGGCTTGGGCACAATCTATAGTGACTTTCCATGGCGGTGCTTCGGCTCATCTTGAAGGTGTCGCATTCGTGTTTAAATTGCACATTTTCTTAGGTATGACGATTTTCTTATTGTTCCCATTCTGTCGATTAGTTCATATTTGGAGCGTGCCAGTTGAGTACTTAACTCGTCGCTATCAAATTGTGCGTAATCGTCATTAA
- the ycaC gene encoding isochorismate family cysteine hydrolase YcaC, translated as MSFKYHRIDKNNAAVLLVDHQAGLLSLVRDIEPDKFNNNVLALANAAKYFNLPTILTTSFEDGPNGPLMPQLVEMFPDAPYIARPGQINAWDNEDFVKAVKATGKKQLIIAGVVTEVCVAFPALSALEEGFEVFVVTDASGTFNAISRDSAWDRMSKAGAQLINWFGLACELHRDWRNDVEGLGTLFANHIPDYRNLMTSYNTLTKK; from the coding sequence ATGAGCTTTAAATATCATCGTATTGATAAAAATAATGCCGCTGTTCTGTTGGTAGACCATCAAGCTGGATTACTCTCTTTAGTCAGAGATATCGAGCCTGATAAATTCAATAATAATGTATTAGCATTAGCCAATGCTGCTAAATACTTTAATTTACCTACCATTTTAACGACTTCTTTTGAAGATGGTCCTAATGGTCCTCTAATGCCTCAGCTCGTTGAAATGTTCCCAGATGCTCCTTATATCGCTCGCCCAGGTCAAATCAATGCATGGGATAATGAAGACTTCGTCAAAGCCGTTAAAGCAACGGGTAAAAAACAACTGATTATTGCGGGTGTTGTGACTGAAGTTTGTGTTGCATTCCCTGCATTATCAGCACTTGAGGAAGGTTTTGAAGTCTTTGTTGTCACTGATGCTTCAGGCACTTTCAATGCCATTTCTCGTGACTCTGCGTGGGATAGAATGTCAAAAGCAGGGGCGCAATTAATTAACTGGTTTGGTTTAGCTTGTGAATTACACCGTGACTGGCGTAATGATGTCGAAGGATTAGGCACACTGTTTGCTAATCATATTCCAGACTATCGTAATCTTATGACAAGCTATAATACTTTAACAAAAAAGTAA
- the narH gene encoding nitrate reductase subunit beta codes for MKIRSQVGMVLNLDKCIGCHTCSVTCKNVWTSREGVEYAWFNNVETKPGTGYPQNWEDQEKWKGGWIKNIKGKLVPRMGNRVGLLSKIFANPDVPALDDYYEPFDYDYEHLKNAPEGSLPTARPRSLITGQRMTKIEKGPNWEDDLGGEFSKRAADKNFANMQKEMYGQFENTFMMYLPRLCEHCLNPACVATCPSGAIYKRAEDGIVLIDQDKCRGWRMCLTGCPYKKIYFNWKSGKSEKCIFCYPRIEAGQPTLCSETCVGRIRYLGVMLYDADKISQAASADNEKDLYQSQLDIFLDPFDPEVIKAAEEQGIPLSVIDAAQRSPVYKMAVDWKLALPLHPEYRTLPMVWYVPPLSPIQSAADAGVLPHTGVLPDVESLRIPVQYLANLLTAGDTAPVLLALKRMLAMRHYKRAETVEGKTDLSALEQVGLTEAQAQEMYRYLAIANYEDRFVIPSSHRELAREAFPERNGCGFSFGDGCHGSDSKFNLFNSHRIDAIDITSRTPQDERRSEEKI; via the coding sequence ATGAAAATTCGTTCACAAGTCGGTATGGTACTGAACCTCGACAAATGTATCGGTTGCCATACCTGTTCAGTAACCTGTAAAAATGTTTGGACGAGCCGTGAAGGTGTCGAATACGCATGGTTCAATAACGTTGAAACAAAACCGGGTACAGGGTATCCACAAAATTGGGAAGACCAAGAGAAGTGGAAAGGCGGTTGGATCAAAAATATCAAAGGTAAATTAGTACCAAGAATGGGCAACCGTGTTGGTCTATTATCGAAAATTTTTGCCAACCCAGATGTCCCCGCATTAGATGATTACTATGAGCCATTTGATTATGACTATGAGCATTTAAAAAATGCACCAGAAGGCTCTTTACCGACAGCACGACCTCGTTCGCTGATCACAGGTCAGCGCATGACCAAAATCGAAAAAGGCCCAAACTGGGAAGACGATTTAGGTGGCGAGTTTAGTAAACGTGCTGCGGATAAAAACTTCGCCAATATGCAAAAAGAGATGTATGGGCAGTTTGAAAATACATTCATGATGTATTTACCACGTTTATGTGAACACTGCTTAAATCCTGCTTGTGTTGCAACATGCCCAAGTGGTGCGATTTATAAACGTGCTGAAGATGGCATTGTGCTTATCGACCAAGATAAATGCCGTGGATGGCGCATGTGTTTAACCGGATGCCCATACAAAAAAATCTACTTCAACTGGAAAAGTGGTAAGTCAGAAAAATGTATTTTCTGTTATCCACGTATTGAAGCCGGTCAGCCAACACTATGCTCAGAAACTTGTGTAGGACGTATTCGTTATCTGGGTGTGATGCTGTATGACGCAGATAAAATTTCACAAGCCGCCAGTGCGGATAATGAAAAAGATTTATACCAAAGCCAACTAGATATCTTCTTGGATCCATTTGATCCTGAAGTGATCAAAGCCGCTGAAGAGCAAGGTATTCCATTAAGTGTGATTGATGCAGCGCAGCGTTCACCTGTTTACAAAATGGCGGTGGATTGGAAGCTAGCATTACCACTGCACCCTGAATATCGCACCTTACCAATGGTTTGGTATGTGCCACCTTTGTCACCAATTCAGTCTGCTGCTGATGCGGGCGTGTTACCACATACAGGCGTTCTGCCTGATGTAGAAAGCTTACGTATTCCAGTTCAGTATTTAGCAAATTTACTGACAGCTGGGGATACTGCACCTGTGTTATTAGCATTAAAACGCATGTTAGCGATGCGTCATTATAAACGTGCTGAAACCGTAGAAGGCAAAACAGACTTAAGTGCATTAGAGCAAGTAGGTTTGACTGAAGCGCAAGCACAAGAGATGTATCGTTATCTGGCTATTGCAAATTATGAAGATCGCTTTGTTATTCCATCAAGCCATCGTGAACTTGCAAGAGAAGCTTTCCCAGAACGTAATGGTTGTGGCTTTAGCTTTGGTGACGGTTGTCATGGCAGTGATAGCAAATTTAATTTGTTTAATAGTCATCGTATTGATGCAATTGATATCACATCAAGAACACCTCAAGACGAACGTCGGTCAGAGGAGAAAATATAA
- a CDS encoding NarK family nitrate/nitrite MFS transporter, translating to MALTQHPEKMRKGVIEDWHPEDKAFWEKTGQKIASRNLWISVPCLLLSFCVWMLFSAVAVNLNKVGFNFTTDQLFMLTALPSVSGAILRVPYSFVIPIFGGRRWTAISTVFLIIPCIWLGFAVQDTTTSYSTFIVISLLCGFAGANFASSMANISFFFPKARQGGALGLNGGLGNLGVSVMQLIAPLVIGVGVFAMFSGPGVVQPDGSHLWLENAAWVWVPFLLFFTFAAWFGMNDLAANKASLSQQLPVLKQGHLWLLSILYLCSFGSFIGFSAGFAMLSKTQFPDIVILHYAFFGPLLGALARPVGGALSDKFGGIRVTLINFIIMAIFSALLFLTLPENGAGGSFIAFYGVFMVLFLTAGLGSGSTFQMIAVVFRKITVDRMKAQGATDEAAQKEAVTESAAALGFISAIGAIGGFFIPKAFGTSLAMTGSPAGAMKIFVLFYIACVLITWLVYGRKHNKQ from the coding sequence ATGGCACTCACTCAACACCCAGAAAAAATGAGAAAAGGGGTGATCGAAGATTGGCATCCTGAAGATAAAGCTTTTTGGGAAAAAACTGGTCAAAAGATCGCTTCACGCAATTTATGGATTTCTGTTCCTTGTTTACTCTTATCATTCTGCGTATGGATGCTTTTTAGTGCAGTTGCAGTAAATTTGAACAAAGTCGGTTTTAACTTTACCACAGATCAGTTATTTATGCTGACTGCGCTGCCTTCTGTTTCTGGCGCTATTTTGCGTGTTCCTTATTCATTTGTTATTCCTATCTTTGGTGGTCGTCGTTGGACGGCAATCAGTACCGTATTTCTAATCATTCCTTGTATTTGGCTTGGTTTTGCAGTGCAAGACACTACAACGTCTTACTCAACCTTTATTGTGATTTCACTATTATGTGGTTTCGCAGGTGCAAACTTTGCATCAAGTATGGCAAACATCAGCTTTTTCTTCCCTAAAGCACGTCAAGGCGGTGCATTAGGATTAAATGGTGGATTAGGTAATCTTGGCGTAAGCGTTATGCAATTAATTGCCCCATTAGTGATTGGTGTGGGTGTTTTTGCAATGTTTAGTGGCCCCGGTGTTGTTCAACCTGATGGTTCGCACTTATGGCTAGAAAATGCGGCGTGGGTTTGGGTGCCTTTCTTATTATTTTTTACCTTTGCTGCTTGGTTTGGTATGAATGATCTTGCCGCTAATAAAGCCTCTTTAAGTCAGCAATTACCCGTTTTAAAACAGGGTCACCTCTGGTTATTAAGTATTTTATACCTGTGCTCTTTTGGTTCATTTATTGGTTTCTCTGCGGGTTTTGCCATGTTATCAAAAACCCAATTCCCAGATATTGTCATTCTACATTATGCCTTTTTTGGACCTTTATTAGGGGCTTTAGCACGTCCTGTCGGTGGTGCGCTTTCTGATAAATTTGGTGGCATTCGAGTTACGCTGATTAACTTTATCATCATGGCAATATTCTCGGCATTACTCTTTTTAACGTTACCTGAAAACGGTGCTGGTGGTTCGTTTATCGCGTTCTACGGTGTCTTTATGGTGCTGTTTTTAACCGCTGGTTTAGGCAGTGGTTCTACATTCCAAATGATTGCAGTGGTGTTTAGAAAAATCACTGTTGATCGCATGAAAGCCCAAGGCGCCACAGATGAAGCAGCTCAAAAAGAGGCGGTAACAGAAAGTGCCGCAGCGCTTGGTTTTATCTCTGCCATTGGTGCAATTGGTGGATTCTTTATTCCTAAAGCCTTTGGTACATCATTGGCTATGACTGGCTCTCCTGCCGGTGCCATGAAAATCTTTGTTCTATTTTATATCGCCTGCGTCTTGATCACTTGGTTGGTCTATGGACGTAAACACAATAAACAATAA
- a CDS encoding nitrate reductase subunit alpha gives MSKFLDRFRYFKQLGDTFSKDHGQELNVNRDWEDGYRSRWQHDKIVRSTHGVNCTGSCSWKIYVKNGLVTWETQQTDYPRTRPDLPDHEPRGCPRGASYSWYLYSANRVKYPMVRKRLIKLWREAKAQHSDPVDAWASIVNSPEKTKSYKQARGRGGFVRSSWSEVNEIIAASNVFTAKEFGPDRIIGFSPIPAMSMVSYAAGARYLSLIGGACLSFYDWYCDLPPASPMTWGEQTDVPESADWYNSSYLIAWGSNVPQTRTPDAHFFTEVRYKGTKTVAVTPDYAEIAKLCDQWLNPKQGTDSAMAMAMGHVILSEFHVKRQTEYFRNYVRTYTDMPMLVMLDKHDSGKLVAGRMLRASDLVNNLDQEKNPEWKTIAIDEQTQQLVAPQGSMGFRWEGTAKWNLEPKDGKSGENVTLQLGLLDNHDDIVDVAFPYFGGIKSEYFEGVALDDVLVHKLPAKRITLANGEEKYITTVYDLLLANYGVDRGLNDENCASNYDEIKAYSPAWAEKVTGVSRQDIARIAREFADNAEKTHGRSMVIVGAGINHWYHMDMTYRGIINMLIFCGCVGQSGGGWAHYVGQEKLRPQTGWLPLAFGLDWQRPPRHMNSTSFFYNHSSQWRYETVSPTELLSPLADKSRFTGSLVDMNVRSERMGWLPSAPQLNLNPLSIAKKAQEAGVSAADYTVNALKSGEIRFASEQPDNPQNFPRNLFIWRSNLLGSAGKGHEYLLKYLLGTENGLQGKDLGEQGQVKPQEVEWQDKGGEGKVDLVVTLDFRMSSTCLFSDIVLPTATWYEKDDMNTSDMHPFIHPLTAAVDPAWESKTDWEIYKGIAKTFSKLCVGHLGVETDLVTLPIQHDSAAEMAQPFDVKDWKKGECDLIPGKTAPHLIPVERDYPNTYARFTSLGPLMDKLGNGGKGISWNTQAEVDFLKKLNRIRHDGAAKGRPAIETAIDAAEVILSLAPETNGQVAVKAWDALSKVTGRDHTHLAKVKEDEKIRFRDIVAQPRKIISSPTWSGLEDEHVSYNACYTNVHEMIPWRTLSGRQQLYQDHEWMRAYGESLVVYRPPIDTKAIDAVKGKKPNGFPEKALNFLTPHQKWGIHSTYSDNLLMLTLGRGGPVVWLSEDDAKEMGISDNDWVEAYNSNGALTARAIVSQRIPDGMIYMYHAQERQINLPGSEITGMRGGIHNSVTRVCPKPTHMIGGYAQLAYSFNYYGTVGSNRDEFVVVRKMKQIDWLDGEGDAYQQTLNGQEKA, from the coding sequence ATGAGTAAGTTTCTCGATAGATTCCGCTATTTCAAACAACTTGGCGATACCTTTTCAAAGGATCATGGCCAAGAGCTAAATGTTAATCGTGACTGGGAAGATGGTTATCGCAGTCGTTGGCAACATGACAAAATTGTACGTTCTACTCATGGTGTAAACTGTACAGGTTCATGTAGTTGGAAAATTTACGTCAAAAATGGGTTAGTCACATGGGAAACCCAACAAACTGACTATCCGCGTACACGTCCTGATTTGCCTGATCATGAGCCTCGTGGCTGTCCTCGTGGTGCAAGCTATTCATGGTATTTATATAGCGCGAACCGCGTTAAATACCCAATGGTACGTAAACGCCTCATTAAATTATGGCGTGAAGCCAAAGCACAACATAGCGATCCCGTTGATGCATGGGCTTCTATTGTCAACTCGCCAGAAAAAACCAAAAGCTATAAGCAAGCGCGTGGTCGTGGTGGTTTTGTTCGCTCTTCATGGTCAGAAGTGAATGAAATCATTGCAGCTTCTAACGTGTTTACAGCAAAAGAGTTTGGTCCTGATCGTATTATCGGTTTCTCGCCAATTCCTGCGATGTCGATGGTGTCATATGCGGCGGGTGCGCGTTATTTATCGCTTATTGGTGGCGCGTGCTTAAGTTTCTATGATTGGTATTGTGACTTACCACCTGCTTCGCCAATGACTTGGGGTGAGCAAACAGACGTACCAGAATCAGCAGACTGGTATAACTCTTCTTATCTGATTGCGTGGGGTTCTAACGTACCTCAAACCCGTACTCCTGATGCGCACTTCTTTACCGAAGTTCGTTATAAAGGCACTAAAACAGTTGCCGTAACACCTGATTATGCTGAAATCGCTAAACTGTGTGACCAATGGTTAAACCCAAAACAAGGTACAGACAGCGCAATGGCAATGGCGATGGGACACGTTATTCTTAGCGAATTCCACGTTAAGCGCCAAACAGAATATTTCCGCAACTATGTGCGCACTTACACTGATATGCCAATGTTGGTGATGCTAGATAAACACGACTCAGGCAAATTAGTTGCAGGTCGTATGTTGCGTGCCTCTGATTTAGTGAACAATCTGGATCAAGAGAAAAATCCAGAGTGGAAAACCATTGCCATTGATGAGCAAACCCAACAATTGGTTGCTCCTCAAGGTTCTATGGGCTTTCGTTGGGAAGGGACAGCTAAATGGAATCTTGAGCCTAAAGACGGTAAAAGTGGCGAAAATGTCACATTACAATTAGGTCTTTTAGATAATCATGATGATATTGTTGATGTTGCATTCCCTTATTTTGGTGGCATTAAAAGCGAATATTTTGAAGGTGTTGCGCTTGATGATGTGCTTGTTCACAAGCTACCTGCTAAACGCATTACACTTGCTAATGGTGAAGAGAAATATATTACAACAGTCTATGACTTATTATTAGCCAACTACGGTGTTGATCGCGGTTTAAATGATGAAAACTGTGCATCAAACTACGATGAAATCAAAGCATATTCACCCGCATGGGCTGAAAAAGTAACAGGTGTAAGCCGTCAAGATATCGCTCGTATTGCGCGTGAATTTGCGGATAACGCAGAAAAAACACATGGTCGTTCAATGGTGATTGTCGGTGCGGGTATTAACCACTGGTATCACATGGATATGACTTATCGTGGCATTATCAACATGCTGATTTTCTGTGGTTGTGTCGGTCAAAGTGGTGGTGGTTGGGCACACTATGTTGGACAAGAAAAACTGCGTCCGCAAACTGGTTGGTTGCCATTAGCCTTTGGTCTTGACTGGCAACGTCCACCTCGTCATATGAACAGCACCTCGTTTTTCTATAACCACTCAAGTCAGTGGCGTTATGAAACAGTATCACCAACAGAGTTATTATCACCATTAGCGGATAAATCACGCTTTACTGGTAGTTTGGTAGATATGAACGTGCGTTCAGAGCGTATGGGGTGGTTACCTTCCGCACCTCAATTAAACTTAAACCCACTGTCTATTGCGAAAAAAGCACAAGAAGCGGGTGTGAGTGCGGCTGACTATACCGTTAATGCATTGAAGTCAGGTGAGATCCGCTTTGCATCAGAACAGCCTGATAACCCACAAAATTTCCCACGTAATTTATTTATCTGGCGCTCTAACTTGTTAGGTTCGGCGGGTAAAGGACATGAATATTTACTGAAATACTTGCTGGGTACTGAAAACGGCCTGCAAGGTAAAGATTTAGGTGAACAAGGCCAAGTCAAACCACAAGAAGTGGAGTGGCAAGATAAAGGCGGTGAAGGCAAAGTCGATTTAGTCGTGACGTTAGACTTCCGTATGTCGAGCACTTGCCTATTCTCAGATATCGTTTTACCAACTGCAACGTGGTATGAAAAAGATGATATGAATACGTCGGATATGCATCCGTTTATTCATCCATTAACAGCCGCAGTTGATCCTGCTTGGGAATCCAAAACAGACTGGGAAATCTATAAAGGTATCGCTAAAACCTTCTCTAAATTATGTGTGGGTCATTTAGGTGTTGAAACTGATTTAGTGACATTACCTATTCAGCATGACTCCGCCGCTGAAATGGCACAGCCTTTCGATGTGAAGGATTGGAAAAAAGGCGAATGTGACCTTATTCCGGGTAAAACCGCACCACATCTTATTCCTGTAGAGCGTGATTATCCTAATACCTATGCTCGTTTTACGTCATTAGGCCCTCTAATGGATAAATTGGGTAATGGTGGTAAAGGGATCAGTTGGAATACACAGGCAGAAGTCGATTTCCTGAAAAAACTCAACCGTATCCGTCATGATGGCGCAGCAAAAGGGCGTCCAGCGATTGAAACCGCGATTGATGCAGCCGAAGTTATCCTCTCTTTAGCCCCTGAAACTAACGGTCAGGTGGCGGTAAAAGCGTGGGATGCACTGAGTAAAGTGACAGGACGCGATCACACTCATTTAGCTAAAGTAAAAGAAGACGAAAAAATTCGTTTCCGCGATATCGTTGCTCAACCTCGTAAGATTATTTCAAGCCCTACATGGTCTGGTCTTGAAGATGAGCACGTCTCTTATAACGCCTGTTATACCAACGTTCACGAGATGATCCCTTGGCGTACTTTAAGTGGTCGTCAGCAATTGTATCAAGATCATGAGTGGATGCGTGCTTATGGTGAAAGTTTAGTGGTTTATCGTCCACCAATTGATACCAAAGCTATTGATGCAGTTAAAGGCAAAAAACCAAATGGTTTCCCTGAAAAAGCGCTGAACTTCCTGACGCCTCACCAGAAATGGGGTATTCACTCAACATATAGCGATAACTTACTGATGTTAACGCTTGGTCGTGGTGGCCCTGTGGTTTGGTTGAGTGAAGATGATGCTAAAGAGATGGGAATTAGTGATAACGATTGGGTTGAAGCATACAACAGTAATGGCGCGCTAACGGCGAGAGCGATTGTTAGCCAACGTATTCCTGATGGCATGATTTATATGTATCACGCACAAGAACGTCAAATAAATCTGCCAGGATCTGAAATAACAGGAATGCGTGGTGGTATTCACAACTCTGTGACACGTGTTTGCCCTAAACCAACCCATATGATTGGTGGATATGCTCAGTTGGCTTATAGCTTTAACTATTACGGCACTGTGGGTTCTAACCGTGATGAGTTTGTTGTGGTGCGTAAAATGAAACAGATTGATTGGCTTGATGGTGAAGGTGATGCTTATCAACAGACCCTGAATGGACAGGAGAAGGCATAA
- a CDS encoding lactate oxidase: protein MKRQILKATAIAMALSVGVAQAAEYKASTAEGPIKIVNLKAMEAQVQANMEKGAFGYIRGGAEDENNLRSNTSAFDKKYIMPRSLQGIEFSDLDLKTEFLGIKLDTPIIQAPMAAQGLAHQQGEVATAKGMAKAGSIFSLSTYGNKTIKEVADAQPGYPFFFQLYMSKNDAFNEYILSQAKQYGAKGIIMTIDSSVGGYREDDVKNNFQFPLGFANLEAFAKISDDKSKTGKGAGISEIYAQAKQAFTPADIQYVKKMSGLPVIVKGIESPEDADTAIKAGADAIWVSNHGGRQLDSAPATIDVLPAIAKVVNKRVPIVFDSGVRRGSHVFKALASGADVVAVGRPILYGLNLGGAEGVNSVIQHLNKELKINMMLGGAKTVKDIQATPLYTDASFNQ from the coding sequence ATGAAACGTCAAATATTAAAAGCTACCGCTATTGCTATGGCATTAAGTGTAGGTGTTGCACAGGCTGCTGAATATAAAGCAAGTACTGCTGAAGGCCCAATTAAAATAGTAAACCTAAAAGCAATGGAAGCTCAAGTTCAAGCAAATATGGAAAAAGGCGCCTTCGGTTATATTCGCGGTGGTGCTGAAGATGAAAATAACTTACGCTCTAATACAAGTGCATTTGATAAAAAATATATTATGCCTCGTTCATTACAAGGCATCGAATTTTCTGACTTAGATTTAAAAACAGAATTTTTGGGTATTAAATTAGATACGCCTATTATTCAGGCACCGATGGCAGCTCAAGGGCTTGCACATCAACAAGGCGAAGTTGCCACAGCAAAAGGTATGGCGAAAGCCGGCTCTATTTTTTCATTAAGCACTTATGGTAATAAAACCATTAAAGAAGTGGCGGATGCTCAACCCGGTTACCCATTCTTCTTTCAGTTATACATGAGTAAAAATGATGCCTTTAATGAGTATATTTTATCTCAAGCAAAACAGTATGGCGCTAAAGGTATCATTATGACTATCGACTCTTCAGTGGGTGGTTATCGTGAAGATGATGTGAAAAATAATTTCCAATTTCCATTAGGTTTTGCCAACTTAGAAGCGTTTGCAAAAATCAGTGATGATAAATCTAAAACAGGTAAAGGTGCGGGTATTAGTGAAATTTATGCTCAAGCTAAACAAGCATTTACACCCGCAGATATTCAGTATGTGAAAAAGATGTCTGGTTTACCTGTGATTGTAAAAGGTATCGAATCACCTGAAGATGCAGATACTGCAATTAAAGCGGGTGCAGATGCGATTTGGGTTTCTAATCACGGCGGTCGTCAATTAGATAGCGCACCAGCAACGATTGATGTGTTACCTGCAATTGCTAAAGTGGTAAATAAACGTGTCCCTATCGTGTTTGACAGTGGTGTGCGTCGTGGTTCACATGTCTTTAAAGCATTAGCCAGTGGTGCAGATGTTGTCGCTGTTGGTCGCCCAATTCTTTATGGATTAAATTTAGGTGGTGCTGAAGGTGTTAATTCAGTTATCCAACATTTAAATAAAGAATTAAAAATTAATATGATGTTAGGTGGCGCAAAAACAGTAAAAGATATTCAAGCCACTCCACTTTATACCGACGCAAGTTTTAATCAATAA
- the narJ gene encoding nitrate reductase molybdenum cofactor assembly chaperone, whose product MISLKVISHLLDYPTQELWDNRGELIDALQEADELPVTQVAKLMAFIHTLTQQELLDAQANYSELFDRGRARSLLLFEHVHGESRDRGQAMVDLLNQYQQAGITLSSRELPDYLPTYLEYLTLLPTTDCIEGLNNIAPILALLGERLKQRGSDYHALFDVLLCLSQSGLEASQLTAQVEKEPLDDTPAALDAVWEEEQVTFLGEGTQCGSGKISQHQRRFAQETTVQYLNVGNSLDTGAQK is encoded by the coding sequence ATGATCTCTCTGAAAGTCATTTCCCATCTCTTAGATTATCCCACACAGGAGTTGTGGGATAACCGAGGCGAGCTTATCGATGCATTACAGGAAGCTGATGAGCTTCCTGTGACTCAAGTTGCGAAATTAATGGCGTTTATTCATACCTTAACGCAGCAAGAGTTGTTAGATGCGCAAGCCAATTACAGTGAGCTTTTTGATAGAGGGCGGGCGCGATCGCTGTTGTTATTTGAACACGTTCATGGCGAGTCCCGCGATCGTGGTCAGGCAATGGTTGATCTGCTCAATCAATATCAACAAGCAGGGATCACATTAAGTAGTCGTGAACTCCCTGACTATTTGCCGACTTACCTTGAGTACTTAACGCTCCTGCCCACGACAGACTGTATTGAAGGGCTAAATAACATTGCGCCTATTTTGGCGCTGTTAGGTGAGCGTTTGAAACAACGAGGCAGTGATTATCACGCGCTCTTTGATGTGTTGCTTTGCCTCTCACAAAGTGGATTGGAAGCATCACAACTGACTGCTCAAGTAGAAAAAGAGCCTTTAGATGATACGCCTGCCGCATTAGATGCTGTGTGGGAAGAAGAACAAGTGACGTTTCTTGGCGAAGGTACGCAATGTGGTAGTGGCAAAATCAGCCAACATCAGCGCCGTTTTGCACAAGAGACTACAGTTCAATATCTCAACGTGGGGAATTCGTTGGATACGGGAGCACAAAAATGA